Proteins encoded within one genomic window of Amycolatopsis nigrescens CSC17Ta-90:
- a CDS encoding FAD-dependent oxidoreductase, whose protein sequence is MRVIIVGAGTGGLCLAHGLRRAGIDVAVYERDRTRADGLQGYRVGIDPDGSRALAACLPPELYATFVATCARTPDRYNMLTEQLAEVLSLDGFAANSDDPLNSEKSVSRMTLRQVLLTGLEDIVHFDKTFTRYERHPGGTVTAHFTDGTSAEGDLLVAADGSNSRVRRQYLPRATLTPTGLVGITGKVPLTAATAELLTPRMLDGVNMVFAPKGYSCIVHVMRFPWDADGAPKEGIGSTDAELIAGWPGMQFDNSRDYIQWGMGAAQRNLPPGVLEMTGPQLHELVAELTGSWHSHLRELFASTDPTTCFPLNIRTSAPIPQWQSGNVTLIGDAIHTMTPGRGVGANTALRDARLLCGNLTAVRDGRMSLLEAVRGYETEMIGYGFDAVRKSLAQMSGDDPIHKPVIGRAVLAGMRTGMRVVNRLPPLRDRMAASQRRYRGHDREQQAARS, encoded by the coding sequence ATGAGAGTGATCATCGTGGGCGCCGGCACCGGCGGGCTCTGCCTGGCGCACGGCCTGCGCCGCGCCGGGATCGACGTCGCGGTCTACGAACGCGATCGCACCCGGGCCGACGGGCTGCAGGGCTACCGGGTCGGCATCGACCCCGACGGCAGCCGGGCGCTCGCCGCCTGTCTGCCGCCGGAGCTGTACGCCACCTTCGTGGCGACCTGCGCCCGCACCCCCGATCGGTACAACATGCTCACCGAGCAGCTCGCCGAAGTGCTGTCCCTGGACGGATTCGCCGCCAACTCCGACGATCCGCTCAACAGCGAGAAATCGGTGTCGCGGATGACCCTGCGGCAGGTGCTGCTCACCGGCCTCGAAGACATCGTGCACTTCGACAAGACCTTCACCCGGTACGAGCGGCACCCCGGCGGCACGGTCACCGCGCACTTCACCGATGGAACGAGCGCGGAGGGCGATCTGCTGGTAGCCGCGGACGGCAGCAACTCGCGGGTCCGCCGCCAGTACCTGCCCCGGGCGACGCTGACGCCGACCGGGCTGGTGGGCATCACCGGCAAGGTGCCGCTGACCGCCGCCACCGCAGAGCTGCTCACCCCGCGCATGCTCGACGGCGTGAACATGGTCTTCGCGCCCAAGGGCTACTCCTGCATCGTGCACGTCATGCGCTTTCCGTGGGACGCCGACGGTGCGCCCAAGGAGGGGATCGGCTCCACCGACGCCGAGCTGATCGCCGGCTGGCCAGGCATGCAGTTCGACAACTCCCGCGACTACATCCAGTGGGGGATGGGCGCCGCACAGCGCAACCTGCCGCCCGGGGTGCTGGAGATGACCGGGCCCCAGCTGCACGAGCTGGTGGCCGAGCTGACCGGGAGCTGGCATTCGCACCTGCGGGAACTGTTCGCCAGCACCGACCCCACGACCTGCTTTCCGCTCAACATCCGCACCTCGGCACCGATCCCGCAATGGCAGAGCGGCAACGTGACGCTGATCGGCGACGCCATCCACACCATGACCCCGGGCCGCGGCGTCGGTGCCAACACCGCGCTGCGCGACGCCAGGCTGCTGTGCGGCAACCTCACCGCCGTCCGCGACGGCCGGATGAGCCTGCTGGAAGCGGTGCGCGGCTACGAGACCGAGATGATCGGCTACGGGTTCGACGCGGTGCGGAAGTCCCTCGCCCAGATGAGCGGCGACGACCCGATCCACAAGCCCGTCATCGGCCGCGCTGTGCTCGCCGGCATGCGCACCGGCATGCGGGTGGTCAACCGGCTGCCGCCGCTGCGCGACCGGATGGCCGCGTCCCAGCGCCGGTACCGCGGGCACGATCGCGAACAGCAGGCCGCTCGGTCGTAG
- a CDS encoding SUMF1/EgtB/PvdO family nonheme iron enzyme yields MVTIPAGEFLMGSEDAFAYPGDGEGPVRAVTLPSFRMSARAVSNAEFRRFADATGYRTSAERYGWSFVFAGLLPDDFPPTRGVAAAPWWRQVEGADWRHPEGPQSTVDERGGHPVVHVDWQDARAYCAWAGKRLPTEAEWERAARGGEQGRVFPWGDELEPGGEHRMNVWQGEFPRYNSEADGWYGTCPVDAFEPNGFGLYNMTGNIWEWCADRFRPGPGGRHVTKGGSYLCHSSYCRRYRVAARQGLTPDSTTGNLGFRCVLD; encoded by the coding sequence ATGGTGACCATTCCGGCCGGCGAGTTCCTGATGGGCAGCGAGGACGCGTTCGCCTATCCCGGTGACGGCGAAGGCCCGGTCCGCGCGGTGACCCTGCCGTCGTTCCGGATGTCCGCCCGCGCGGTGTCCAATGCGGAATTCCGGCGGTTCGCCGACGCGACCGGTTACCGCACCTCGGCCGAGCGGTACGGCTGGAGCTTCGTCTTCGCCGGGCTGCTCCCGGACGACTTCCCGCCGACCCGCGGGGTCGCCGCTGCGCCGTGGTGGCGCCAGGTCGAGGGGGCCGACTGGCGGCACCCGGAAGGCCCGCAGTCCACTGTGGACGAGCGGGGCGGGCATCCGGTCGTGCACGTGGACTGGCAGGACGCACGGGCCTACTGCGCCTGGGCCGGCAAGCGGCTGCCCACCGAAGCGGAATGGGAGCGGGCCGCCAGGGGTGGCGAACAGGGCCGGGTGTTCCCATGGGGCGACGAGCTGGAACCGGGCGGGGAGCACCGGATGAACGTCTGGCAGGGCGAGTTCCCCCGGTACAACTCGGAAGCGGACGGCTGGTACGGCACCTGCCCGGTGGACGCGTTCGAGCCCAACGGCTTCGGCCTGTACAACATGACCGGCAACATCTGGGAGTGGTGCGCCGACCGGTTCCGTCCCGGCCCCGGCGGCCGCCACGTCACCAAGGGCGGATCGTATCTGTGCCACAGCTCCTACTGCCGCCGCTACCGGGTCGCCGCGCGGCAGGGGCTCACCCCGGACTCGACGACCGGCAACCTCGGCTTCCGGTGCGTGCTGGACTAG
- a CDS encoding cytochrome P450 encodes MSWRQTLRHATVLAGQTGRTWYHGRIAGDPFSRLALPEGRWNPYPIYHQLLDSGPLTRSRSGTWVISGHELAGQVLRDKRFGVRSTPYERDDSAPLGYVPGAEADFSILDLDPPDHGRLRKLAAPAFSPKMMAGYRPNIERVTHELLDDALRRGRFDLVGELAAPLPIAVISELLGIPPEESGPFQEYGKVVAASLDGPGSPAQMRRSAKATRAIDELFAKLIKARAGTDGEDVISRLSADLDANKLSSREVLALSRVLLIAGFETTVNLIGNGVLALLANPDQWRLLRESPELAGQVVDEALRFDPPAQATIRIAQEDVQLAGNQIPAGAGIYVLLGATGRDPKIHRDPDRFDILRDTAAEHLAFSAGRHYCIGAPLARLEGEIVFRALAERMPDLARDGKYRRRRLMTMRGLAEFPVTSKTTQPVS; translated from the coding sequence ATGAGCTGGCGGCAGACGCTTCGACACGCCACGGTGCTGGCCGGGCAGACCGGCAGGACCTGGTACCACGGCCGGATCGCGGGCGATCCGTTCAGCCGTCTCGCGCTGCCCGAAGGCAGGTGGAACCCCTATCCGATCTACCACCAACTGCTCGACAGCGGCCCGCTGACCAGGAGCCGGTCAGGCACCTGGGTGATCTCCGGCCACGAGTTGGCCGGTCAGGTGTTGCGGGACAAGAGGTTCGGCGTCCGCAGCACACCGTACGAAAGAGACGACTCGGCGCCGCTGGGCTATGTTCCCGGCGCCGAGGCGGACTTCTCCATTCTCGATCTCGACCCGCCCGACCACGGCCGGCTGCGCAAGCTGGCGGCGCCGGCCTTCAGCCCCAAGATGATGGCGGGCTACCGGCCGAATATCGAGCGGGTGACGCACGAACTGCTCGACGACGCACTGCGCCGCGGCCGGTTCGACCTGGTCGGCGAGCTGGCGGCGCCGCTGCCGATCGCGGTGATCAGCGAGCTGCTCGGCATTCCGCCGGAGGAGTCCGGTCCGTTCCAGGAGTACGGAAAAGTCGTCGCCGCCTCGCTCGACGGTCCGGGCTCCCCGGCGCAGATGCGGCGGAGCGCGAAGGCGACTCGCGCGATCGACGAACTGTTCGCCAAGCTGATCAAGGCCCGCGCCGGAACGGACGGCGAGGACGTGATCAGCAGGCTGTCGGCGGACCTCGACGCGAACAAGCTCAGCTCCCGTGAAGTACTGGCACTGAGCCGGGTGTTGCTGATCGCTGGGTTCGAGACCACCGTCAACCTGATCGGCAACGGTGTGCTGGCGCTGCTCGCGAACCCGGACCAGTGGCGGCTGCTGCGCGAGAGCCCCGAACTCGCCGGGCAGGTCGTCGACGAGGCGCTGCGGTTCGACCCGCCGGCGCAGGCCACCATCCGGATCGCGCAGGAGGACGTGCAGCTGGCCGGAAACCAGATCCCGGCCGGTGCGGGGATCTACGTGCTGCTCGGTGCCACCGGCCGCGACCCGAAGATCCACCGGGACCCGGACCGGTTCGACATCCTGCGCGACACCGCGGCGGAGCACCTGGCGTTCTCCGCCGGGCGGCACTACTGCATCGGGGCGCCGCTGGCGCGGCTGGAAGGGGAGATCGTGTTCCGTGCCCTCGCCGAACGGATGCCCGACCTGGCCAGGGACGGCAAGTACCGGCGCCGCCGGCTGATGACGATGCGGGGCCTCGCCGAATTCCCGGTGACGTCCAAGACCACCCAGCCCGTGTCCTGA
- a CDS encoding PadR family transcriptional regulator, translating into MPTEFRRSPIALAILGLLEAGPSHPYAIQQLIKQWGKDQVVNVGQRATLYKVITRLQEAGMIAVRETDRDHRYPERTTYEVTGAGSAAARQWLTEILSTPRNEFPEFPAALSFLALITPEDTLELLDDRREKLVRRIAELDATLAEEFGNRELPRVSKLETEYVKAVTEAELRWTTAVLDDLRDGSLSWDRAQLDAIAAQAAS; encoded by the coding sequence ATGCCGACCGAGTTCCGCCGCTCCCCGATCGCGCTGGCCATCCTCGGGCTGCTCGAGGCCGGGCCGTCGCACCCGTACGCGATCCAGCAGCTGATCAAGCAGTGGGGCAAGGACCAGGTCGTCAACGTCGGCCAGCGCGCGACCCTGTACAAGGTGATCACCAGGTTGCAGGAGGCCGGGATGATCGCGGTCCGCGAAACCGACCGCGACCACCGTTATCCCGAGCGCACCACCTACGAGGTGACCGGCGCCGGCAGCGCTGCCGCGCGGCAGTGGCTCACCGAGATCCTGTCCACGCCGCGCAACGAGTTTCCCGAGTTTCCGGCGGCGCTTTCGTTCCTGGCGCTGATCACCCCCGAGGACACCCTCGAACTCCTCGACGACCGCCGCGAGAAACTCGTGCGGAGGATCGCCGAGCTGGACGCGACGCTCGCCGAAGAGTTCGGGAACCGCGAGCTGCCCAGGGTGTCGAAGCTGGAAACCGAGTACGTCAAAGCGGTCACCGAAGCCGAGCTTCGCTGGACCACCGCCGTTCTCGACGACCTGCGCGACGGCTCCCTGTCCTGGGACCGTGCGCAGCTCGACGCCATCGCCGCGCAGGCCGCCAGCTAG
- a CDS encoding TetR/AcrR family transcriptional regulator: MRPSSKTAILDAALRLAERKGITSLTLDAAAQEAGLSKGGLIYHFATKEQLMLAVVEHITRSWDEAMRRALGKPFEDATAVERVLAYTRVVTGGATRADLAILTDSVYEEQLLAPWRALLVKWVGTPPGDPEPTEVDRVVARLAADGLWVAEASDTTGFGAGMRDAVVARIHRLAGAEGRGT, translated from the coding sequence ATGAGACCGAGTTCGAAAACGGCGATCCTGGATGCCGCGCTGCGGCTGGCCGAGCGCAAGGGCATCACCAGCCTGACCCTGGATGCGGCGGCGCAGGAGGCTGGACTGAGCAAGGGCGGGCTGATCTATCACTTCGCCACCAAGGAACAGCTGATGCTCGCCGTCGTCGAGCACATCACCAGGTCCTGGGACGAGGCGATGCGGCGGGCACTGGGCAAGCCGTTCGAAGACGCCACGGCGGTCGAGCGCGTGCTGGCCTACACGCGGGTGGTGACCGGCGGGGCGACCAGGGCGGACCTGGCGATCCTCACCGACTCCGTCTACGAGGAACAGCTGCTGGCACCGTGGCGGGCGTTGCTCGTCAAATGGGTCGGCACGCCACCGGGTGATCCTGAGCCCACCGAGGTCGACCGGGTGGTGGCGCGGCTGGCCGCGGACGGGCTGTGGGTGGCCGAAGCGAGTGACACCACCGGGTTCGGTGCAGGCATGCGGGACGCGGTGGTCGCCCGGATCCACCGGCTAGCCGGTGCCGAAGGGCGCGGGACATGA
- a CDS encoding TetR/AcrR family transcriptional regulator produces MTAEPSSGLDLERLPSGRHRLSREDVFASQRGRLLLAVVQVVSEKGYEAATIADIVERAGVSRRVFYEQFATKESGFLAAFELGVEPLLARLGDPLKALAPHDWRGRIAASLAVYLGVLAENPGFARSLHVEMLRAGPAVLARRAALLALFSGRTREMYRRARWADPALPVLPDEVFDLLTGGLDELIREHLRTNDAGTLPDLAESATTAVLVMLGDLPR; encoded by the coding sequence GTGACCGCGGAACCTTCCTCCGGCCTGGATCTGGAACGTCTCCCGAGCGGTCGGCATCGGCTCAGCCGGGAGGACGTTTTCGCTTCACAGCGGGGACGACTGCTGCTCGCGGTGGTGCAGGTGGTGTCGGAAAAGGGTTATGAGGCGGCCACGATCGCCGACATCGTGGAGCGAGCCGGGGTGTCTCGCCGGGTGTTCTACGAGCAGTTCGCCACCAAGGAGAGCGGGTTCCTGGCCGCTTTCGAACTCGGTGTCGAGCCCTTGCTGGCCCGGCTCGGCGACCCGCTCAAGGCGCTGGCGCCGCATGACTGGCGCGGCCGGATCGCCGCAAGCCTGGCGGTCTATCTGGGGGTGCTGGCGGAAAATCCGGGTTTCGCCAGATCTCTGCACGTGGAGATGCTGCGCGCCGGCCCGGCCGTGCTGGCGCGCCGGGCCGCGTTGCTCGCCCTGTTCTCCGGCCGCACCCGTGAGATGTACCGGCGCGCCCGGTGGGCGGACCCGGCCCTGCCCGTGCTGCCGGACGAGGTGTTCGACCTGCTCACCGGCGGCCTCGACGAGCTGATCCGGGAGCACCTGCGCACCAACGACGCCGGCACGCTGCCGGACCTCGCCGAATCCGCTACGACCGCGGTCCTCGTCATGCTCGGCGACCTGCCCCGCTGA
- a CDS encoding thrombospondin type 3 repeat-containing protein, protein MSTALLALAGLPAASAAPARCDLWGCSDDQPRVSVPVPPPAAPGAYAYEDFDNDGVYNKADNCLLVPNPAQEPANRPAGATDDPLAVEWKQQHPTAAFRLNSELGEACSGWNGNWHRSEKAQMIAPEPIKQKLFKYLGEGGPMFGNDKLMHGGPICTDANNGWVNMVEYFLGMPEVDFPLPDEMFDCSIGNISTFIEGAVTNHVWGGKRLFTPTNDGGTITNRFFPSVTEQPWFKPIADAFPDVFENGRPQTVFGHVIRGSSYKDGRPTNIMDWREVTGAGIDGFPLPNLKVPFFGSILVYDECRGLQEGIWTCNANADIVKPDGNRKLFQFGWMMWQSNDPDIKAWEAWEQANPQWTKREAYGFTA, encoded by the coding sequence GTGTCCACAGCGCTGCTCGCACTGGCCGGCCTGCCGGCCGCAAGCGCCGCACCGGCGCGCTGTGATCTGTGGGGCTGTTCCGACGACCAGCCCAGGGTGTCGGTCCCGGTGCCCCCGCCGGCCGCCCCAGGCGCCTATGCCTACGAAGACTTCGACAACGACGGCGTTTACAACAAGGCGGACAACTGCCTGCTGGTGCCCAATCCCGCTCAGGAACCGGCGAACCGGCCGGCAGGCGCCACCGACGACCCACTGGCGGTCGAATGGAAGCAGCAGCATCCCACGGCCGCGTTCCGGCTGAACTCGGAGCTGGGCGAGGCCTGTTCCGGCTGGAACGGCAACTGGCACCGCAGCGAAAAGGCGCAGATGATCGCGCCGGAGCCGATCAAGCAGAAGCTGTTCAAGTACCTCGGCGAGGGCGGGCCGATGTTCGGCAACGACAAGCTGATGCACGGTGGCCCGATCTGCACCGACGCCAACAACGGCTGGGTGAACATGGTCGAATACTTCCTCGGCATGCCGGAGGTCGACTTCCCACTGCCCGACGAGATGTTCGACTGCTCGATCGGAAACATCAGCACTTTCATCGAAGGCGCCGTCACGAACCACGTCTGGGGCGGGAAGCGGTTGTTCACCCCGACCAACGACGGTGGCACCATCACCAACCGTTTCTTCCCCTCGGTCACCGAGCAGCCCTGGTTCAAGCCGATCGCCGACGCCTTCCCGGACGTCTTCGAAAATGGCCGCCCGCAGACCGTGTTCGGTCACGTCATCCGGGGTAGCTCGTACAAGGACGGGCGTCCCACCAACATCATGGACTGGCGTGAGGTCACCGGTGCCGGAATCGACGGGTTCCCGTTGCCGAACCTGAAAGTGCCCTTCTTCGGCTCGATCCTGGTATACGACGAGTGTCGCGGCCTCCAGGAAGGGATCTGGACCTGCAATGCCAACGCCGACATCGTCAAACCCGACGGGAACCGCAAGTTGTTCCAGTTCGGCTGGATGATGTGGCAGTCCAACGACCCCGACATCAAGGCGTGGGAAGCCTGGGAGCAGGCTAATCCACAGTGGACAAAGCGCGAAGCGTACGGTTTCACCGCCTGA
- a CDS encoding DMT family transporter: MTTWLLLIGAIILETVATLSMKASHGFTKKVWIAPVALGYGAAFTLLGFVLAQGMAVGVAYGIWAASGVALTAILGKVLFRDPLTWIMAAGVLLIIGGVLLIELGAQAAH, encoded by the coding sequence ATGACGACCTGGCTGCTGCTCATCGGCGCGATCATCCTGGAAACCGTGGCCACGCTGTCGATGAAAGCCTCGCACGGTTTCACCAAGAAGGTCTGGATCGCACCCGTCGCACTCGGTTACGGTGCCGCCTTCACCTTGCTCGGATTCGTGCTCGCACAAGGGATGGCGGTCGGGGTCGCCTACGGGATCTGGGCGGCCTCCGGGGTCGCGCTGACCGCGATCCTCGGCAAGGTCCTCTTCCGCGACCCGCTCACCTGGATCATGGCCGCCGGCGTGCTGCTGATCATCGGCGGCGTGCTGCTGATCGAGCTCGGCGCCCAAGCGGCGCACTGA
- a CDS encoding NAD(P)/FAD-dependent oxidoreductase — translation MKSIAIIGASLAGVRAAQELRAQGYDGRLEIVGEEAHRPYDRPPLSKSFLAGTAGHDALELLEAEDDDELGLRYRLGVRAERLDPGNGVVALSDGNELAVDGVVIATGGRARTLPGAEGVAGVHVLRNLDDALRLRAELTDGAPRVVVVGAGFIGAEVASTCRGLGLEVTVLESLATPLATVLGPELGAACAALHTDHGTRLRCGTTVRELSTTSDGPRGHRVTGVRLDDGEHLPADVVVVGIGMTPATGWLAGSGLAVGDGVHTDGGLVTSLPTVVAIGDVARYRPASTGRRLRHEHWTNATEQAGVAVANLLAGHTARQHTASGYVWSDQYSATLQIAGHPAPDDEVVIVDGSIEDRAFVATYQRDGVTVGVFAMNNARLFNRIRRQHRHSTAAVA, via the coding sequence GTGAAGAGCATCGCGATCATCGGCGCCTCGCTGGCCGGTGTTCGCGCGGCCCAGGAGCTGCGGGCCCAGGGCTACGACGGCCGGCTGGAGATCGTCGGCGAAGAGGCACACCGGCCCTACGACCGGCCGCCGCTGTCCAAGTCCTTTCTCGCCGGCACCGCCGGCCACGACGCGCTGGAACTGCTCGAAGCCGAGGACGATGACGAACTCGGCCTGCGGTACCGGCTCGGTGTGCGCGCCGAACGCCTCGACCCCGGCAACGGTGTGGTCGCGCTCTCCGACGGGAACGAGCTGGCGGTGGACGGCGTGGTGATCGCGACCGGCGGCCGGGCCCGCACGCTGCCGGGCGCGGAAGGGGTCGCCGGGGTGCACGTGCTGCGCAACCTTGACGACGCGCTGCGGCTGCGGGCGGAACTCACCGACGGCGCACCGAGGGTGGTCGTGGTCGGCGCCGGTTTCATCGGCGCGGAGGTCGCGTCGACCTGCCGCGGCCTCGGTCTCGAAGTCACCGTGCTGGAGTCGCTCGCCACCCCGCTGGCCACCGTGCTGGGGCCCGAGCTCGGCGCGGCCTGCGCCGCCCTGCACACCGACCACGGCACCCGGCTTCGCTGCGGCACCACCGTTCGCGAGCTGAGCACCACCAGCGACGGCCCGCGCGGGCACCGGGTGACCGGCGTCCGGCTCGACGACGGCGAGCACCTCCCGGCGGACGTGGTGGTAGTCGGGATCGGCATGACACCGGCGACCGGGTGGCTGGCCGGTTCCGGGCTGGCCGTCGGCGACGGGGTGCACACCGACGGCGGACTGGTCACCAGCCTGCCCACGGTGGTTGCGATCGGCGACGTGGCCCGCTACCGCCCGGCCAGCACCGGGCGGCGGCTGCGCCACGAGCACTGGACGAACGCCACCGAGCAGGCCGGAGTCGCGGTCGCCAACCTGCTGGCCGGGCACACCGCGCGGCAGCACACCGCCAGTGGCTACGTCTGGTCCGACCAGTACTCGGCCACCCTCCAGATCGCCGGCCACCCCGCGCCGGACGACGAGGTGGTGATCGTCGACGGCAGCATCGAGGACCGCGCCTTCGTGGCCACCTACCAGCGCGACGGTGTGACGGTCGGTGTTTTCGCGATGAACAACGCGCGGCTGTTCAACCGGATCCGGCGGCAGCACCGGCACTCCACCGCCGCGGTCGCCTGA
- a CDS encoding DMT family transporter — protein MNKWTLLAIAVVLEVAGTLSLRAMNGFADPWWLLVVVAGYGGAFFGVARVLKAGMPVGVAYGIWAASGVALTAVAGAALFGDQLTWLIGAGIALVIGGVLLVEFGSQRAGER, from the coding sequence ATGAACAAGTGGACGCTGCTGGCGATCGCCGTCGTGCTCGAGGTCGCCGGCACCCTTTCCCTGCGGGCGATGAACGGTTTCGCCGACCCGTGGTGGTTGCTGGTGGTCGTGGCCGGGTACGGCGGTGCGTTCTTCGGGGTCGCGCGGGTGCTCAAGGCGGGCATGCCGGTCGGGGTCGCCTACGGGATCTGGGCCGCTTCCGGGGTCGCGCTGACCGCGGTCGCCGGGGCCGCCCTGTTCGGGGACCAGCTGACCTGGCTGATCGGCGCCGGTATCGCGCTGGTCATCGGCGGGGTGCTGCTGGTCGAGTTCGGTTCCCAGCGGGCAGGTGAACGATGA
- a CDS encoding arylsulfatase, translating into MGEFEAGRHVLPRPEPHRPVATAMGIGDQRAPFHPVGPVPPPAGAPNVVIVLLDDLGFGTSSSFGGPCEMPTAERLAADGLRYTRFHVTALCSPTRQALLTGRNHHSVGMGGTTEMATSAPGYHGFRPRSAATIAQILQGNGYSTAAFGKWHQTPPREISAVGPFDRWPTGEGFDTFYGFMGAEMNHWYPLLYQGTTPVEPERRPEDGYHLSEDLVDHAIDWVRTQHTLTPDRPFFTYLALGAAHAPLHVGPEWREKYRGRFDHGWDRQRELTLERQKELGVVPESTELASWAEGVPHWDELTGTQRRLAARFMETYAGFTEHADAQVGRFTAALDELGELDNTLFLYILGDNGASGEGGIEGTIVEHRLGHGVVDDPEEMIGHLDEIGGPHSYPIAPAGWALALNTPFQWTKQVASHLGGTRDGMIMHWPRGIDERGGLRHQFHHVIDVLPTVLDCAGIPAPFSVDGVPQQPIEGTSMRETLADPRAAERRRTQYFEMCGNRGIYHEGWMAVTRHGVPWEMVPAHGKRFSDDVWELYDLERDWSQAHDLAAAHPEKLRELQELFLIEAAKHQVFPLDDRVTERENPAVAGRIDLLGDRSSVTYRGGMRRFTEETTPNIKNRSHSVTADINVPDVPDVPGVPGSGAEGVLIAQGGRFGGWSLYVVGGRPAYVYNYFGMELYTVRGAEALTPGRHEVRLEFEYDGGGLGKGGGATLIVDGAKQATGRVERTIPYYFSFDETLNVGVDLSTPVTDDYPVIDNEFTGVVHTVRIDLDPGDNTGGTGDGPGFDGGLYRRVLGAQ; encoded by the coding sequence ATGGGTGAGTTCGAAGCCGGCCGCCACGTACTCCCGCGGCCGGAGCCGCACCGGCCGGTGGCGACCGCGATGGGCATCGGGGACCAGCGTGCCCCGTTCCACCCGGTCGGCCCGGTCCCGCCGCCGGCGGGGGCACCCAACGTGGTCATCGTGCTGCTCGACGACCTGGGTTTCGGCACGTCCAGCTCGTTCGGCGGGCCCTGCGAGATGCCAACCGCCGAGCGGCTCGCCGCCGACGGCCTCCGCTACACCCGGTTCCACGTGACCGCGCTCTGCTCGCCGACCCGGCAGGCCCTGCTGACCGGCCGCAACCACCACTCGGTCGGGATGGGCGGCACCACCGAGATGGCCACCTCGGCCCCCGGCTACCACGGGTTCCGGCCGAGGAGCGCCGCCACGATCGCGCAGATCCTGCAGGGCAACGGGTACAGCACCGCCGCGTTCGGCAAGTGGCATCAGACCCCGCCGCGGGAGATCAGCGCGGTCGGGCCGTTCGACCGCTGGCCGACCGGCGAGGGTTTCGACACCTTCTACGGGTTCATGGGCGCGGAAATGAACCACTGGTACCCGCTGCTGTACCAGGGCACCACGCCGGTGGAGCCCGAGCGGCGCCCCGAGGACGGGTACCACCTCTCCGAAGACCTCGTCGACCACGCCATCGACTGGGTGCGGACGCAGCACACGCTAACCCCCGACCGGCCGTTCTTCACCTACCTCGCGCTCGGCGCCGCGCACGCCCCGCTGCACGTCGGCCCCGAATGGCGGGAGAAGTACCGCGGCCGGTTCGACCACGGCTGGGACCGGCAGCGGGAGCTCACCCTCGAACGCCAGAAGGAGCTCGGTGTGGTGCCCGAGAGCACGGAGCTGGCGAGCTGGGCCGAAGGCGTCCCGCACTGGGACGAGCTGACCGGCACGCAGCGCCGGCTCGCGGCCAGGTTCATGGAAACCTACGCCGGGTTCACCGAGCACGCCGACGCGCAGGTCGGCCGGTTCACCGCCGCACTGGACGAGCTCGGCGAACTGGACAACACGCTGTTCCTCTACATCCTCGGCGACAACGGCGCGTCCGGGGAGGGCGGGATCGAAGGCACCATCGTGGAGCACCGGCTCGGCCACGGGGTGGTGGACGACCCGGAGGAGATGATCGGCCACCTCGATGAGATCGGCGGCCCGCACAGCTACCCGATCGCCCCGGCGGGCTGGGCGCTCGCGCTGAACACGCCGTTCCAGTGGACCAAGCAGGTCGCCTCGCACCTCGGCGGCACCCGGGACGGCATGATCATGCACTGGCCGCGCGGGATCGACGAGCGCGGCGGCCTGCGCCACCAGTTCCACCACGTCATCGACGTGCTGCCGACCGTGCTGGACTGCGCGGGCATCCCGGCGCCGTTCAGCGTGGACGGGGTACCGCAGCAGCCGATCGAGGGCACCAGCATGCGCGAGACGCTGGCCGACCCGCGTGCCGCCGAGCGGCGCCGCACGCAGTACTTCGAAATGTGCGGCAACCGCGGGATCTACCACGAGGGCTGGATGGCCGTCACCCGGCACGGGGTGCCCTGGGAAATGGTGCCCGCACACGGAAAGCGGTTCTCCGACGACGTGTGGGAGCTGTACGACCTGGAGCGGGACTGGAGCCAGGCGCACGACCTCGCCGCCGCGCATCCCGAAAAGCTGCGCGAGCTTCAGGAGCTGTTCCTGATCGAGGCGGCCAAGCATCAGGTGTTCCCGCTGGACGACCGGGTCACCGAACGGGAGAACCCGGCCGTGGCCGGGCGCATCGACCTGCTCGGCGACCGTTCTTCGGTGACCTACCGCGGCGGGATGCGCCGGTTCACCGAGGAAACCACGCCCAATATCAAGAACCGCTCGCACAGCGTCACCGCGGACATCAACGTGCCAGACGTGCCAGACGTGCCAGGCGTGCCGGGTTCCGGCGCCGAGGGCGTGCTCATCGCGCAGGGCGGCCGGTTCGGCGGCTGGTCGCTGTACGTCGTCGGGGGACGGCCCGCCTACGTCTACAACTACTTCGGGATGGAGCTGTACACGGTCCGCGGCGCGGAGGCTCTCACCCCGGGGCGGCACGAGGTGCGGCTGGAGTTCGAGTACGACGGCGGCGGGCTCGGCAAGGGCGGCGGCGCGACGCTCATCGTGGACGGTGCGAAGCAGGCGACCGGCCGGGTGGAGCGGACCATCCCGTACTACTTCTCGTTCGACGAGACGCTGAACGTCGGCGTGGACCTGAGCACCCCGGTGACCGACGATTACCCGGTGATCGACAACGAGTTCACCGGGGTGGTGCACACGGTCCGGATCGATCTGGACCCCGGAGACAACACTGGAGGCACTGGAGACGGGCCCGGTTTCGACGGCGGGCTGTACCGGCGCGTGCTGGGGGCGCAGTGA